The following is a genomic window from Aphis gossypii isolate Hap1 chromosome X, ASM2018417v2, whole genome shotgun sequence.
ACAACTGAtcgttgattattattgtcgtattGAAGGTGAtagattgaaatatattagaaatcaGCAATCAAAATTAAGAGTAGACACATGTTCTGGCTTAGCAGACGCTTTACGAGCAACGGCAAACGAAGCCAATGTTAGAGTGGGAAAAATTGGTCGTATTGCCTTCTTCATTTATTGGAAGTCCTCGAAATATGGTACAGAATTACCAAGATGCCATGGCAATAGTAAGGAAATTCGGTAAACCAGATTTGCTCATTACATTTACCTGTAATGCTTCGTGGCCAGAAATTACTACAAGCATTCATTCATACGAAACAGCAAATAACAGACCCGATATTTTTGTTCGTGTATTCCATGCAAAAGTTgaacacttattaaaaataataaaaacaaaaaaaatatttggtgatGTGAAAACTTacatttacacaaaataatttcaaaaaagagGATTACCTCACGTTCATTTGTTAGTAGGCCTTGAGGATCATTGTAAGTTTAGATATGTTCAGGATATTGATAGAGTTGTGTCCGCAGAAATTCCTGATCCAAATCATGATagtacattgtataatttagtaaaaaagcataatatacatgGACCTAGCGGAAgtctgaatttaaataatgtttgcaTGGAGAATGGAAAGTGTAAAAAAGAATTTCCTAAACAGTTTTCAAGTGTTACAAAAGAAAACTACAATGGATATCCTGTGTATATGAGAAGAGATAATGGCTGAAAAATCAGTAAAACAGTTAACggaaaatgtattgatattgATAACAGACACGTTGTCCCATATAATCCCTTTCTGTTAAAGTATTTTGAAGCTCATATTAATGTTGAAATTTGTGCAAGTCAAGAACAGCGTGATATTATAAGCACTATTATGAAATGCGTGAGCCTTGAAAATACAAGTGTTCCTAACGCATATTTCATTGATGGACCTGGTGGTACAAGGAAAACATTCGTCTATAAATGTCTCATAGAAATGGGTTATGATGTAATTCCGGTTGCTTGGACTGGAATAGCAGCAATGTTGTTACCCGGAGGTCACACAGTAGGTACATAGCcgatttaaattacctatgatATTGACAGATACTTCAGTTTCATCATTGAAGGCAAAGAAGCATCAACTATTCGAAAatcaaaacttattatttggGACGAAGCTCCTATGGCAAGTGCGTGTGCGTTAATGGTTGTCAATTAAAAGATATAATGGAAAACGACGTTTTCTTTGGTGGGAAAGTTATATTCTTAGTAGGAGATTTCAGACAAGTTTTACCAGTTGTCCCACATGGCTCTAGAGAGCTTACAATACAAAACTGCATAAAAACTTCACCGATTTGgccacattttaaaattcttaagcTATTTAGAAATATGAGAGTAAACCAAAATGAAATTGAGTTTTCCAAGTATCTTCTAATattctttgaaatattttaagttacttAGATGTTGTTTTTTCGCTAAAATTTTGTCCTTGGATTTTAATGTACACGTATCTCCTTTATTAAtcgatataatagtataaggtCCTTCCCAAGGTACATATTTCTAACCACCCTTTCGGTCATCTCTCCTTAAATTTCTTACTAATACATCatcattttctttaaatatataactggtGTTGTGCCGCTTTCCATATGACAGCCGTTGTCGTTTTTGAGcctcataaatattttgttttgcgtGGTTTTTCATGACGTTCctcatatttatcattttatcaaaattatcttGGTTAAATGCCTTTTCTATTAAACCATTATCACATTTTTCTTCTTCGTTTTCCGAACTACCATCAGCATCATCGACATCAATTAGGAGTATAGCTTCACATtggtatagtattttaaatggaGAATAACCTGTAGAGAAATGTTGAGCAGTTCGGTGAGCAAATAAAAATCCCTGTAAAATAGAAggccatttatttaaattgttttgaaatactttgagtaaacaatttttaattgttcgaTTTTGACGTTCAATTAAGCCATTTGCCTGTGGATGGTATGCTGATGTAACTCTTTGATGTGTCCCTGTTAAGCGCGAAAGCTCATCATTCaccgaatttaaaaattctcgtccttgattatttatttgaattctgGGACACCCATGTCGACAaatgatatcattatatagAAATCTCAATACCGAAACCAcagttttatcaaataacGGTCTAACTTCAGACCATTTCGAAAAGTAGGCGATTGCCACTTCAACGTATTTATATCCGTCAACTTCTGGAAGCGTCATCAAATCAACTCCAGTTTGTCGGAACacctataatattcaactatatatttttatttattctattatagttctaaatattttatgtttttatactgtttgtaataattttcttatcaatattttgctaAACATAATgcagtataaaatagttttatttcagtgtcaaacttaaaaaaaattaaattacattatatttttatttattaaaatattaatattcatttttgaacggataattttagtaataaataattaaaaaaaagtcggcaagtgggtaccgctctgctgtacattaggaggtggggtggacctcggactagggtaggttaaatttgaatacaatgataggtatcattgtatacgaaaaacgattctaaacgGAGAttatttgtcagtctagaatatttaacgttagatataaatacaatcaattttatgaattttgaaccacaaaataatttgcaaatactcatgattttgacgaatttttgtcaaaatttgaacttcaaatgctaataaaaaaaaattgtggctatgtattcttataatttttaatcactataagaataacatatgaggaactttgtatacaattttcaagtatttaatagggtcaaaaaaatattatcgacacttcaaaaaaattttttcagaaaattgaaaatttcagttgtctataaatagctcaaaaaactcaaaatattttgaaaattaaatcatgtaaagaaactgccaatcttaataactggtgaaattttcaagtatctatgacatatttttcgaataataacaaatatttaaaatcatttgaggataaatcgttatcgttacgatatttcgtaaaaatttaaaattcaaacgcacttaaatttttttcctataatgatgcttcggtttgctctatagatacttggagtaaaacttatgaaaaacttggtgttgtattttcaatccttagttatgaacacaaaacattttatgatttttcaacttcaaaattacttgcaaattttcgcgttttcgacagatttcgtaaaaatttgaactataaacgcttataaaaaaaaattgtgactaacgatttttaattttttttagctacaataagaacaccTCATaaagaaccttgtattaatttttttttggtcatccaaaaatttttaccgacacttcaaaaaaaaattcccataaaaatcgaaaatttcagttgtctatgaatagctcaaaaaaagtcaaaaattgttgaaaatttaactgtatatagataacaataacattaacatttggtgaaatttcaagtatttacagtgattagtttttgaactacaaccatataaaaaaatcgattcggtcgaaaactggttttgagtaaaaattcccgtttttccgtcattttttttttgtttttctcgatttttttgaaaactgttggaaaatgtttactttttacctctataatgcaccaaggatattcacttttccatcggaaaccacccccgaagtttgagattgaagcattatttcgacttgttatgctgtacacagacacaaaaaaaaacatacatcattgtaaaattaatacatttatcactccgttcagaatctaaaagcgGGTAAGTAAGTGGATGTCACTACAAATtataggggggggggggtaaaaATCGCCTGTTACACCGGCACTTCTCGTCCATCTGCAAAATCCCAGTGTTCGTGGACCGTTATCCGTAAATAAGTTAACATTCAGTTTTTTCTTAACGGAtcacactttttattttattttttgtcgatTGTGTTCGTAGTGTGAACACCGCATGAGATAATCGCATTGTtgttgatagtttttttttctttattgtagtcaattatatcaattatattgcACTTTTGTctcgtacataataatttgtaaaacttactatctaatttattattgttatcatttgtCGTTGTTTGTTTTGTCAACAACCAGGTAAATCCacttttttcgaaaatacACTTTCTCGTGAATTATTGTACAGGAAAAattgtgatatattttagtgCAACAACCAGTTAtatccaataaatataaacatagtttATAAAGGAATTGGATttatcttgtttttatttttggtgcaACAATCAGATAAATCCGGATTTATCTGGTTATTGCTCCAATGTGGTCACACTGCATTTACCATATGATAACCATatcaaatagtattattattctattatcttCTACTATAGTgtttaaaacttcaaaattaacgttttatattaatacattttattatttgttatttaatattgttactaagtatttaagttatattatttaaagagtttttcaattaaataaaatggatGATGAAGAAATTCTTAATGCTTTAGAAAACTCATTCAAATTTTCAGAAGACGATGATTATCTTGACCCCGATTACATAgtaagtgaaaatattttacctgaTAATACTTTGGACGGATTTGATCTTTTAGTTTATTCTGATGATGACGGTACTGAGGTTGAAAATGgagaagataatattttattaacaacagataatgaaaatgtaaccgaaaataatttattgtcattaaataacgaatgtgaaaataatgaaagtgTTGAGGTAGAAAATAATGAGATCGAAATTGACGAATTTAATGTTAccattaaaggaaaaaaaagagTAGCAAATCCAGTGTTATGGAAAGGAACATTGCAAAAGTGATGCGTGCTGAAGGAAAACACCatacaagtttaaaaaaaaaaaatagtacagcCGAGAAAAACTGGTCCTCCGTGTACTTGTAAAATGGAGTGTTTCAAAAACGTAACAGATGAACAAAAAGTCTTACTTTTAAAGTTGTTTAATGATATTGGCAACAAGGAAAAACAGGATACGTTTTTAGCTGGATTGAttactgttaataatattattagacgtTGACCTATAACCAATGAAAAACCTAATCGGTCTTTCGCACGCGTCTATAAAGTGCGTATTGACGGTACAAACGAAATAGTAGTTTGTAAAAATGCATTCTGTTCGTTATTTGGTGTGGGTAAAGTAGTTGTAGAAAGActtaatacatacaaaacaaaataatcctAGTCCTAAAAATATACGTGGAAAACATGCAAACCGACCTTCAAAAATTTctgatcaaattttatttcaaattaaaacacatatcCAGAGCTTTCCAAAACTTATTTCGCACTATAGTAGGCACGAAATAATGAAAAGCGATTTTTTTCTCCTGAACTAAGTATcagtaaaatgtacaaattgtatttggAAAAACACGAACAagacattttagaaaaattaaaaaacggtGAAAAAGTTAAGCCCATTGTGAAATACGAGTTTTtttcagattattttaataagaaatttaatttgtcatttGGTAATCCTAAATCTGATACCTGCCAGAAGTGTGATCGTCTACAGAATTTGATAAACGCAGAAATCGaccaagaaataaaattatcgcttattgaagaaaaagaaatgcataaaaaaaagctgatatattttattatgatcttAAAAAGTTATCCCTGGAAACAAAAGAAAATCCTAAAATGGAAGTATTATCTTTTGACTACAAGCAAAATATGCCACTCCCTCACGTACCCTGTGGCGACGTTTTTTTACAAGAGACAAATTTGATCCTATAACTTTTGTATATATTCGGCAAAAAAAACAAAGCATTTTTTTACGAATCAATTGCAAAAAAGGGCCATAATGAAGTGATAAGTTTTATTCATtactatttagaaaatttactTCAACAAGGAGTAAAAaccctttatttttttctaataactgTTCttcgcaaaataaaaataatgcaataattcaATACCTCTACTCTGTAATACGGTATAAAGCGTTTGGCTTAGAAACACAAAGGTATCCTGAGCCAAGACACAGTTTCCTTCCGTGAGATCGTTGTTTTGGATTAATTGAAcagaaaaaacgaaaaatagaACGAGTATTTTTGACACAAACATAACAAACAATAGTAAAAGAAACCAATCCAAACAAATTTTACGTTATCAGCGTTactcaaaatatgatttttaatttctccgagtattttaaaccatttttaaaaagtacattACAAACTCAAAAAGagataaattttctattatgtCTTATCGCCagatagataattaaatagacGGATTATTTTGCAGTATTACTGCAAATTCTACTGGTAAAGAGCATTACATACTTCATAAAATTGACAATAAAAGcccatttgaaaatattccaaCGCTGTATCACAGAGCACTTAATATTAAAGCAGCGAAGTTAAAAGACGTTCAGGAACTAGCTGTGAAATATGTACCACCTGTCACCTGAACATATGTGGTTCTACAGACAGTTTGAAGACAATACTAATAATGAACCTGATCTATctgattatgaatataattattacttttgacAAACATAAGATTTTGTTCTGttgttaagatattattatgttaaatttatatgactaattttgtttaaaagtttttatgattttttgttatacacatagataataaaagaatGGATAAGCCATTCCTATATTAACAACATAGGGGTTTGCGGGCCGGAATGTGGATGAGAGACAGACTGCTTTTATATAGTGCTCTCACTTTAGCAAGgggtattatcatttatttatatagctatatacatGGCTAAATAACTAGGTATGATCTCATTAAGACGCATTTGCGTTCTGGGCTGCGCACGTACTATTCTTCACGTACTATTCACGATTTGGCATGGAAAGAAATCTTAACTGGCAGTGATTTTTATCACCGTACTACGTTGGTCGGTATACGTCTTATCTATCACTTCCAGTGGCGGCCATGACACCTGCGTATCACAAAGTTGCGATCATACCTAGTTATTTAGCCatggctatatatatataaatattgctgcaattttgatattttgataatagataaaaCCCCTTGTAACctcaaagtaaaataatgttcttgTCCGTGCGATAAGGCCTGATGGCCTATCCattcttttattatctatggttatacataaatattgtattataagaaataacaaGGAAAGGGAATCCTGtgataccattattattacttttgaaaaacataagattttgtttaaaagtttttatgattttttgttatacataaatattgtattttaagaaataacaaGGAAAAGGAATCCTGTGataatgaattttactaattttaccaaataaaaatgttgttttgttGTGAATTTAATCAGTTTCTATGCCActtgttttgttataattcaatttaaaacttaaggcactgctgtattatatttcaaagtaataaaattgaaatttcaattttttgaccaaattttttttaaattactattagtaTACCTTCAAAAGCAATATGTTAGGCGCAATAACCAGATAAATCCATAGGTTTCTAAACTTTGGACAACttttgtctaaaaaaaaaaaataataaactaaattctaAGTCcacagtattatttttcatcatgttaattatagaaaaatgtaattgttataGCTTTAGTAATGTTGATCACggaataaaactgtttttttatcagccctgaaaaatttcaaaaagtgGATTTACCTGGTTATTGTTCCAAGCCCTTCAATTACCTGCGCGCACTGCTATACAATTTACCAATTAGATCGAAGACGATCGTTTGGCTAATCTTATTtggaaaagaaaaaactaacaaaataatgtggTAACTCAAATTGTAAACAAATGttgctgtataataataatagtaatgcgTAGCGTaaatttgcaataataatcttaataattataatactaatcaaTTTTACGGCCCTTTTGGTCCAAcagcaaaaaatataacttacgattgataataataaatcacaagATCCaattgtgtgtaaatatgtaattgaatcaataaatgtgtataattgaataattgaataaatgaaTGTGGAAAAACTATGTAAGTATGGAAATgactaaatgaataataaatgtatataaaacaacaaaattttcACGTAAACAAACGGAGCGCAAAACTGGCCAGCTGCTTTCCTAAtctaaatgatatatataaaacatttgttgTTCCAAGCTCTTCAATTGGTGTCCGGAATGCGAGTATCAAAATTATACGCAGCCGGGCGTACAATGGTATTCAGTGGTGGAGGGATATAGGACAATTTGAAGCAATTCATATAATCTTAACCGATATTTTAGATtgtgaacgaagtgatgaatgtattgattttacaatggtgtgtgttttttttttttttttttttttgtttttgtgtctgtgtacagcataactagtggGACATTCCATTATCATGTTCGTACATGCCAAAATCTATTTCAACCCCATCATAAACAACTTCAGGGTCAGGATTAGATTCTTTTTATGTTATGTACATATTGTGCAGTACCACACAAGCATTTATTATTGCTGTAGCTTTTTCAGGTGCATAATGGAGCACTCTGTGTATCAATAAGcaccttaaattaaattatataatatagataaagtatgatataattatatatgcaggcatataaaacaaattattatttaaatacctgaATCTCATCTTCAATAATCCATTGCATCTTTCTATTAAACTCCTAGCCCGCATTTGCTTGGTATTATATAGCTCTTCTTCATTTACCGGATTTTGGATCGGTATTAATAGCCATGGTCTAAGAGCATACCCAGAAtcacctatttataaaattatataccatcCTTCATTTAAATCCAgtacaattttctttttttatgtttataaattttttataaagtaataaaaaataaatatctcaaaatgtaaattttccTATTAACTAATACCCAGAAGATAGAAACATTGATTGCGTCTGCTTAATTCTTGAACTATCGGTAGTACATTGCAATTGTTCCAAATGTGGCTGTCGTGTGTACTACCGAGATACAGTGCATTcactcttaatatttttaaattggcaACACTAATCTGTTTTTGATAAAcagattaacaattttattatagttagatcacaatttttatttaaattttaaaatacaatgtacCCCGAGGAAAGTGATCGGTCAACGTCATATGgaagtacattaaaaattatagagaaATGGTGGTAGGgcctatcaacatttttatttattaaagttttttaaataagcagtttatatacatttttaaagctaTTCCATTGTACTATCAACTAatagtattgtatatgtaaaaatgaattttattaatttgaaaaagtatggtattattatggttactTCCCCCTGGGAcacattgtacaatatatgtaatatgtatattattaattgtcttACTAATTGGGTATTTattgaatgataattttttctatttacataaatatgttcAGGATAATTATTTTCTGCTCCTAGATTTCCTGATGGAGCTACAATAGCAATACGAGTGCAATCTATGCACCCACAAACTCCGGGAAATCCTGTTTTCatgtaaaatctaataaatttaagatgtTAATTAGTAGGTAGTGTGTGAAAAGTATTACAAATTGTGTATTGGAATTGTAGATATTGGGATGTTAAGTATGTAGAcgtattctattttataaaataaaattccaattttaCTTTATCTACCTATATCTACTTGGTTACTTCCATACCATTCCTAAATTcctatttaattacttatatatatacgtatgcaTACTCATTTCGTAACTTGCTTATATTCATCAATGTTTTTGGGAAATTTAAcccaactatttaaaatagttggtTGATTAAGTGCATTAGTTACTTCACTAATGTTGCGTGATACAGAAGACTGACATGCAGCACTATATCTACTATTAcaagtaaataattgatacGATCCAGTACCAAAAAATTGCAATGTGATTAAAAcctaaagaatattttaacgtaacatttaaaaaagtatttatatatattatgatataaattattatttttatttattaagtaccttATCTTGAACACTCAATGCCGACGAACGCTTTGGCGGTTCTATAAATGGAGTGACTAActcgattaaataatttgtcaaaTTTTTACTCAATTTGTAAGTTTTGACAAAGCCAAAAAAGGATTTACCTTAACACCAAAAGGTTGTCTAACATTTTGAGCTCCTAGTCTCTCAACGTTTATCATAGCAAACATCACAGCTTGTTCATAATCGTTTgccatttttattactatttaataatttaacttttattcaaaactaaCTAGTAACTAGATGTCGAAATATGAATCTAATGTAATCGAAAAATTACAAAGTGACTAATCACTAATGACTATTCTGCAGTTGaatgttgataaattaaatatattgaatctaTGGCGCtagcaaataaaaaatcattcgaATTAATCGAATTAATTATGTCGAAGTCGAAATAGGCAATAGACAAAATGTCGAACGTTTTTCATGCGAGTAATGTCACACCTTATTTCGAGAATACCATTACACACGAATCGATCAGTTCTATTTTTGTCGAATGCGACAAATTTCGAGAATTAGATCCCTGATTATTCAAAATGAATGGGCAATATACGAAGACGAACGATTTTTACTTTATGCTAATGGTCCGAGATTGAATGagcgaataattattttttcattagatGAAGGATTAGTTAATTTGTCATAGGTAGACACATGGGTTCTGCGATGGAAACTTGAAATTgaatttcgaattttttttgcagttatatgttattagagttaaaatgtatgataattttattacaccaatattttgtttgcttcaaaaaaaaaactcttagTACGTATGAAGAAATTTTTACTGCAGTTCTTAATAAATGTTccgaaaataatgtttatcccGACCCTAAGATAATGAACATGGATTTCGAACAAGCTGTAATCCAAGCAGCAAAAACCTTCATTGGTgaccatttaataatacaaggtTGTTTTAATCATTTGTGCCAAAGCTCAGAAAGGAAACTACAAGAGTTaggatcaaaaaataaatataataatgatagtgacttaagttattattatagtatggtCTATGGCTTAGCTTTTTTATCGGTACAGAAAGTGATTGAAGGCATGAAGTACTTGAAATCAATTTGTGCATCCgataatactgattttattgattattttgaagcaacatattatgttactgGAACATACAAAAAAGTCGGGGTTTAAAAATTCAGACGAAATAAGCACCTGAAACGTGGAACGTACATGAGGCTACATTACACTCCAGACACCGTATAAATATCAGTGTTGATGAGTTGCGGCTCGATCCCTAAATAACTTACGAATTGCGGCCCGTGTTTATAAAACAGATGTACGAGTTGCGgtcacattttacattttatttatcacttCATATCAGCCTATCAGTGTTACCCAGAAGACACCACGAGGAGGTTGGCTGAGTCGTCAaccaaaaatttatttttattttttattttttaatatttatgtaaaaatggcATAATGTATGGTAATTTAtggtaaaatgaataaaaatatttaatataatgaattaatgtatGATAGCAAAATTTAtggtaaaatgaatttttttagattattagttgggcaaaaacttaaaacttaatgaTTTGACGAAATCAAACTGCTCTATTTCTTTTTGTGCTAGCTTTGTCATCTGTTGTCTtataaatgtttctttttcCCATATTTTCTTCGTTTTTATTCCATTGCTTCTACATTTTATGTACGTTTCTGATTGAATTTCTACTAACAAATCAATGCAATTATAGATGTTAGGATGACTAGAGTAGAACGATGAATTTAGGTGTGAATGAAAACTTTCACAGCCGTTAGTGGTACGGTTACAGCTAGCAAAAAACTGTGCTCAAATATTTGGGGGATACATAGTTTTCGAAAACATAGTCAGTAAATTGTACAACCCGATCATCTTTAGTGGGCAATATTGCTAAAAAGTCATCCATGAAACAATCAATGACGTTGTCAGAATCCAAAAATggcaaaccaaaaaaaaattttaaaaaataactttcatCTGTTTTTGTGTCATACATTTTCGTGAGtcctaaacttttaattttcctcCACCAACTTTTCCCTAGGTGAAAACGACATCCTCTTATTTTAGCATTAGGGACGACTTCCACTAGGTACAACACTGTAGGTAGCTTGTTCAAAATCTATAACAACTTCAGTAGGAGAGCACGTTAGACCAATGGACATGGAATGGCGaattaaatgttgaaatgCACACTTGTAGGgtagttaaaaaaacactagtggtaaatatacattattttttaggcCATGGATTGTAAAAAgttgataaaagtatttagGGCATCTTTTGAAAGTTCCATCtacgtaaaatttatttacatcgcACAGCACTTTTATGTTTTGTGTAGTAGAAaaaccaattataaaattgtctttGTCGTTGATAAACCAAAATGGCTCAACTATATTGGTTTTGATATCCATAGACTCTAAAGCGGCATGTAATTCTTCAATGCATTTTGGCAGAGGGGGGTGTACAAATGAACGGGCACGATGAACATTGTAACGAACTCAAAAACAGTATATACTCTTTTGTAGGTTCaggaacatatatttttactaatataatacatataacataacattacaTACACGTGAATGTATTACAGTAgaatataatacgaataaatataacgtgttataaaattgaatataatatgaataattacggtattttgtatgattgaatataacatgaataatcacaatttataattcacaaGCTTCTTTCCGAACATTGAGATATATGTGTTAGGTTAAAAACTCACGTGATTACCGTTATGGTAGTAGATAAGGGAATAGTAATATTGGCTTGGTGCGCACGACTATGGTCGATGGCGgctattacaattataacgtGGTTCACCAGTAACGATAATCAGTGGGGCGGCGGTAATGCTCACTCTCGCACTTTATATCTTGACGGTGACGGTTCG
Proteins encoded in this region:
- the LOC126552261 gene encoding putative nuclease HARBI1, giving the protein MSKSFFGFVKTYKLSKNLTNYLIELVTPFIEPPKRSSALSVQDKVLITLQFFGTGSYQLFTCNSRYSAACQSSVSRNISEVTNALNQPTILNSWVKFPKNIDEYKQVTKRFYMKTGFPGVCGCIDCTRIAIVAPSGNLGAENNYPEHIYVNRKNYHSINTQLISVANLKILRVNALYLGSTHDSHIWNNCNVLPIVQELSRRNQCFYLLGDSGYALRPWLLIPIQNPVNEEELYNTKQMRARSLIERCNGLLKMRFRCLLIHRVLHYAPEKATAIINACVVLHNMYIT